The proteins below come from a single Candidatus Palauibacter soopunensis genomic window:
- a CDS encoding polyphenol oxidase family protein, whose amino-acid sequence MTEVVETSKDGLLRLSQWESLDPNVVCGITTAERGDLAVAETSPERVAAVYSDLARELGFRRVSVPTQVHGTDLREITADPVPDSGVCTVDRAGRVDGQLVDGPGWLLAATAADCVPVYLWSRARGRVGLIHAGWRGAAAGILPRAISRLVRGPDRRIPNAVGDLRVHLGPAICGRCYEVDTPVLSAFGLGGTRARLDLRGILAAQAATAGVGPDALSTSRFCTSCGPGDFHSHRASGGTAGRMAAFLGLRSD is encoded by the coding sequence ATGACCGAGGTCGTGGAGACTTCGAAGGATGGCTTGCTGCGGTTGTCGCAGTGGGAATCGCTCGACCCGAACGTCGTGTGCGGGATCACGACGGCGGAGCGCGGAGACCTGGCGGTCGCGGAGACCTCACCGGAGCGCGTGGCCGCGGTCTACTCGGATCTTGCCCGGGAACTCGGCTTCCGCCGGGTATCGGTGCCGACTCAGGTTCACGGTACGGATCTCCGGGAGATCACAGCCGATCCGGTCCCCGATTCGGGGGTCTGCACCGTCGACCGGGCGGGTCGCGTGGACGGCCAGCTCGTCGACGGGCCCGGCTGGCTCCTTGCCGCGACGGCCGCCGATTGCGTGCCCGTCTATCTGTGGTCGCGCGCACGCGGGCGCGTCGGGCTGATCCACGCGGGGTGGCGCGGGGCGGCGGCGGGCATCCTTCCGCGCGCGATCTCCCGGCTCGTTCGCGGTCCCGACCGCCGCATCCCAAACGCCGTCGGGGATCTCCGCGTCCACCTGGGGCCCGCGATCTGTGGGCGCTGTTACGAGGTCGACACGCCTGTGCTGTCCGCTTTCGGCCTCGGCGGCACGCGCGCGCGGCTCGATCTGAGGGGAATCCTCGCCGCCCAGGCCGCGACGGCCGGAGTCGGACCCGACGCCCTCTCGACCTCCCGCTTCTGCACGTCATGCGGCCCCGGCGACTTTCATTCGCACCGCGCGAGCGGCGGGACGGCGGGACGGATGGCCGCTTTCCTCGGGCTGCGGAGCGACTGA
- the infB gene encoding translation initiation factor IF-2, which translates to MKRVFEVAEELRLDTSHLIQLLREMDVPVRSHMSSVDSASVARLHARLERERRGEAVTGTAAPVRRRRRRRRAAPASLTTATPEVEVEEGVEPAPETAEEDVAAAELPEVESPVEAGIEVEPEPEPEVGIEAPQAEAEFEPEAEVAPEPAEAPEVPAPEAAGPAEPEADVEVSAPTEPEIAEPEAEPAEAEAEVPPAPTRPARRPKPVRRDMPSPATSPAPSGPRASAGPGGKVRISAEGYTVDGRKKSRGGDGKKRRRVDRNAVQQNFRKTLAAMGQSSPRKRRRETQQQQREAEREQRELEQRTEKATVRVNEFLTVSELADLIEVPPQAIITSAFKNLGLMVTINQRLDFGQIELICEEAGFTAIREEGFEADLASDDEDLPEDESQLVPRPPIVTVMGHVDHGKTSLLDRIRSTNVIAGEAGGITQHIGAYHVVLSEGRTITFLDTPGHEAFTAMRARGAEVTDIVILVVAADDSVMPQTIEAISHARNASVPIVVAVNKVDLPSADVNRVKRELLAREVVLEDFGGEILGADVSAKTGEGLDDLLEKVLLQAEILELKANPEREARGTVVEAQLDRGMGPVATVLVERGTLEIGADFVCGLHGGRVRALLDERGRKVTSAGPGIPVRVLGIEGVPQAGDSLVALSAARVREIVSRRQQLEREKDIRRRATGTRLEDVFAAVKAGEGARLNVVIKGDTDGSVQALSDSLERLSTDEVSVEVIHRAVGGINESDILLASTSEAIIVGFHVRPDAGAAAAAERESIEIRIYNVIYEAVEEIRLALEGLLAPEQREVTVGMAEIRELFRVPKAGTIAGCYVQTGTMRRNLPIRLLRDQIQIYQGRIDSLRRFKEDVRQVRDGYECGISIENYNDIKVGDVIECYEVVEVARTLSGAPAG; encoded by the coding sequence ATGAAGCGTGTCTTCGAGGTCGCAGAGGAACTGAGACTCGACACGAGTCACCTCATCCAGTTGCTGCGGGAGATGGATGTACCCGTGCGGAGCCACATGTCGAGCGTGGACTCGGCGAGCGTGGCGCGTCTGCATGCGCGGCTCGAACGCGAGCGTCGCGGTGAGGCGGTCACCGGTACCGCGGCCCCCGTGCGGCGACGCCGTCGCCGGCGGAGGGCCGCTCCTGCGTCTCTCACGACCGCGACGCCGGAAGTCGAGGTCGAAGAGGGTGTCGAGCCGGCCCCCGAGACTGCGGAAGAGGACGTTGCCGCCGCCGAGCTGCCCGAAGTCGAATCTCCGGTCGAAGCCGGGATCGAGGTCGAACCTGAGCCCGAGCCGGAAGTCGGGATCGAGGCCCCGCAGGCGGAGGCCGAATTCGAGCCTGAGGCCGAAGTCGCTCCGGAGCCCGCCGAGGCGCCCGAGGTCCCGGCGCCCGAAGCGGCCGGACCTGCCGAGCCGGAAGCGGATGTCGAAGTCAGCGCGCCGACGGAGCCGGAGATCGCCGAACCCGAGGCGGAGCCCGCGGAAGCGGAGGCGGAGGTGCCGCCCGCTCCCACTCGACCGGCGCGTCGACCGAAGCCGGTCCGCCGGGACATGCCGTCGCCGGCGACGTCGCCCGCGCCCTCGGGCCCCAGGGCCTCGGCGGGTCCCGGCGGCAAGGTGCGAATCTCCGCCGAAGGCTACACGGTCGACGGTCGCAAGAAGTCTCGTGGCGGAGACGGGAAGAAGCGGCGGCGCGTGGATCGAAATGCCGTCCAGCAGAATTTCCGCAAGACGCTGGCCGCGATGGGACAGTCCTCGCCGCGAAAGCGGCGTCGCGAAACGCAGCAACAGCAGCGCGAAGCGGAGCGCGAGCAGCGCGAACTCGAACAGCGAACGGAGAAGGCGACGGTTCGGGTCAACGAGTTCCTCACCGTGTCTGAACTCGCCGATCTGATCGAGGTCCCGCCCCAGGCCATCATCACCTCGGCGTTCAAGAACCTCGGCCTCATGGTGACAATCAATCAGCGGCTCGACTTCGGTCAGATCGAACTCATCTGCGAAGAGGCCGGATTCACGGCGATCCGGGAGGAGGGGTTCGAGGCGGATCTCGCGAGCGACGACGAAGACCTGCCCGAGGACGAGAGCCAGTTGGTGCCCCGGCCGCCCATCGTGACCGTGATGGGCCACGTCGACCATGGAAAGACCTCGCTGCTCGACCGAATCCGGAGCACGAACGTGATCGCCGGAGAGGCGGGAGGCATCACGCAGCACATCGGCGCCTATCACGTGGTTCTATCGGAGGGTCGGACGATCACCTTCCTCGACACGCCCGGCCACGAGGCGTTCACGGCGATGCGGGCGCGCGGCGCGGAAGTCACGGACATCGTGATCCTCGTCGTGGCTGCCGACGACTCCGTGATGCCTCAGACGATCGAAGCGATCAGCCACGCCCGGAACGCGTCGGTGCCGATCGTCGTCGCGGTGAACAAGGTCGACCTCCCCTCGGCGGACGTGAATCGGGTCAAGAGGGAACTTCTCGCCCGCGAGGTCGTCCTCGAGGACTTCGGCGGCGAAATCCTCGGCGCGGACGTTTCGGCGAAGACGGGCGAAGGGCTGGACGACCTTCTCGAGAAGGTCCTTCTCCAGGCGGAGATTCTCGAGTTGAAGGCGAACCCGGAAAGAGAAGCCCGCGGTACGGTCGTCGAGGCGCAGCTCGACCGCGGCATGGGTCCGGTCGCGACCGTGCTCGTGGAGCGCGGAACGCTGGAGATCGGCGCCGACTTCGTATGCGGACTCCACGGCGGGCGGGTCCGCGCGCTCCTCGATGAGCGCGGTCGAAAGGTCACGAGCGCCGGTCCGGGGATTCCGGTGCGGGTGCTCGGGATCGAGGGCGTACCGCAGGCGGGCGATTCCCTCGTCGCCCTCTCCGCCGCAAGGGTCCGCGAGATCGTCTCACGGCGCCAGCAACTGGAGCGGGAGAAGGATATCCGCCGCAGGGCGACCGGAACGCGGCTCGAAGATGTCTTCGCCGCGGTCAAGGCAGGCGAGGGCGCGCGTCTGAACGTCGTCATCAAGGGCGATACGGACGGCTCGGTCCAGGCGCTCTCCGACAGCCTGGAGCGGCTGTCGACCGACGAGGTCTCGGTCGAGGTCATCCACCGGGCCGTGGGCGGCATCAACGAGTCCGATATTCTTCTGGCCTCGACCTCGGAGGCGATCATCGTCGGCTTCCACGTCCGACCCGACGCCGGGGCGGCGGCCGCCGCGGAACGCGAGTCGATCGAGATCCGGATCTACAACGTGATCTACGAAGCGGTCGAGGAGATCCGTCTCGCGCTCGAAGGCCTGCTCGCGCCCGAGCAGCGTGAGGTCACGGTCGGCATGGCCGAGATCCGCGAGCTCTTCCGCGTCCCGAAGGCCGGGACGATCGCGGGCTGCTACGTCCAGACCGGCACCATGCGGCGCAACCTCCCGATCCGCCTCCTGCGCGACCAGATCCAGATCTACCAGGGCCGGATCGACAGCCTGAGGCGGTTCAAGGAGGATGTGCGCCAGGTGAGAGATGGGTA
- a CDS encoding HAMP domain-containing sensor histidine kinase, with the protein MIRLWNRRGGALLLAVLSTGVLVWSAIFSRQQAEERRLDAAVLGQLTAISTAAAAGNLTVEEQNELWNQASQQVIAQVRRLQIPIVITDTLGNPSSSAHLPDDFPLGPTSEPDDQALREFVAELDALRPPFEAPGLQIHFGDPEFTSRLRLIPWLQAASLLAILGSGGWLLFLSFRGERERIWSAMARESAHQMGTPLSSLVGWLEVLEARPRPRESEVGQPDLIDEMAADVTRLQKVSRRFELIGHKPKLEPMSMRATAIQLRQYFEARLPTLSRTGKIEIAVEMEPESPEVLGNATLLEWAFENLIKNAIDALAPDGGRIVISHLGPNGKRSVFRVLDTGPGIPPALRDKIFNIGVTTKKHGWGVGLSLVRRIIEDMHDGSIRLEDTGRGASFRIELPRYRPGKRGT; encoded by the coding sequence GTGATCCGGCTCTGGAACCGGCGCGGCGGCGCGCTTCTGCTCGCGGTGCTGTCCACGGGCGTCCTCGTCTGGTCCGCGATCTTCTCGCGTCAGCAGGCGGAGGAACGACGGCTCGACGCCGCGGTCCTGGGGCAGTTGACGGCGATCAGCACCGCGGCCGCGGCGGGCAACCTGACGGTCGAGGAACAGAACGAACTCTGGAACCAGGCTTCGCAGCAGGTGATCGCCCAGGTCCGGCGGCTGCAGATCCCGATCGTGATCACCGACACGCTGGGCAACCCGAGCAGCTCCGCGCACCTGCCCGACGACTTCCCGCTCGGCCCGACCAGCGAACCGGACGACCAGGCGCTGCGTGAATTCGTGGCCGAACTCGACGCCCTGCGGCCGCCCTTCGAGGCGCCCGGCCTGCAGATCCACTTCGGCGATCCCGAGTTCACGAGCCGCCTCCGCCTGATCCCGTGGCTGCAGGCGGCGTCGCTTCTCGCCATCCTCGGCAGCGGCGGCTGGCTCCTCTTCCTCTCCTTCCGGGGCGAGCGTGAGCGTATCTGGTCCGCCATGGCCAGGGAATCGGCGCATCAGATGGGGACGCCGCTCAGTTCGCTCGTCGGCTGGCTGGAGGTGCTCGAGGCCCGGCCGCGCCCGCGTGAGTCGGAGGTGGGGCAGCCGGACCTCATCGACGAGATGGCGGCGGACGTGACGCGCCTGCAGAAGGTGTCGCGCCGCTTCGAGCTCATCGGCCACAAGCCGAAGCTCGAGCCCATGTCCATGCGCGCCACGGCGATCCAGCTCCGGCAGTACTTCGAAGCCCGCCTCCCCACGCTCTCCCGCACCGGCAAGATCGAGATCGCGGTGGAGATGGAACCCGAGTCGCCGGAAGTGCTCGGCAACGCGACGCTCCTGGAGTGGGCGTTCGAGAATCTCATCAAGAACGCGATCGACGCGCTGGCCCCGGATGGCGGCCGGATCGTGATTTCCCACCTCGGCCCGAACGGCAAGCGCTCCGTGTTCCGGGTGCTCGATACCGGACCGGGGATCCCCCCCGCGCTCCGGGACAAGATCTTCAACATCGGCGTCACGACGAAGAAGCATGGCTGGGGCGTCGGCCTGTCCCTCGTGCGGCGCATCATCGAAGACATGCACGATGGCTCCATCCGCCTCGAGGACACCGGCCGGGGTGCAAGCTTCCGGATCGAACTCCCGCGTTACCGGCCCGGGAAACGGGGGACGTGA
- the nusA gene encoding transcription termination factor NusA has product MSDQIPIVEAFRMMAANKSLTELELHDLIREGIHAALARRFGGPVEAEIDVTDGGDISIVVLKEVVEEVEDAAREVTLEQARWDDPDFQVGDLMEIPVDFRDFGRSAVMAAKQRIIQRIREGERDRIRMEFNDRVGDLVSGEVQASERGKLVVMLNRSREAEAIIPWREQNPRERFRQGEPIRAVLKLLEETPRGPRLILSRADPQFVASLFALEVPEIYQNIVDIKEIVREAGGRTKVAVASRDESVDPVGACVGLKGSRVQAVVSELSGERIDIVPWHPDPEIFARRALAPARVAKVISDQERHVITAIVDEDQLSLAIGRNGQNVRLASQLIGWQIDLYSSRDWMERGGEAGLFGGDEEYEMSDFPLSELEGIAPATLAALEAAGVGSFYGLLDMDRSDFLQVPGIGPDEADTLEALIDELTVVDEAQAEGAAGKAAAEASTETEVAEAEVAEAEAPELVAPEPASADAADAMSTAASGEGTA; this is encoded by the coding sequence ATGAGCGATCAGATCCCGATCGTCGAAGCGTTCCGCATGATGGCGGCGAACAAGTCGCTGACGGAGCTGGAGTTGCATGATCTCATCCGCGAGGGGATCCATGCGGCGCTCGCCCGTCGTTTCGGCGGTCCGGTCGAAGCGGAAATCGACGTCACCGATGGAGGCGACATCTCGATCGTCGTCCTCAAGGAAGTCGTCGAAGAAGTCGAGGACGCGGCTCGGGAAGTGACGCTCGAGCAGGCTCGCTGGGATGACCCCGATTTCCAGGTCGGCGACCTCATGGAGATTCCCGTCGACTTCAGGGATTTCGGGCGCAGCGCGGTCATGGCCGCCAAGCAGAGGATCATCCAGCGCATCCGCGAGGGAGAACGCGACCGGATCCGCATGGAATTCAACGATCGGGTGGGAGACCTCGTGTCCGGCGAAGTGCAGGCGAGCGAGCGCGGAAAACTCGTCGTCATGCTGAACCGGTCCCGAGAAGCGGAAGCGATCATCCCGTGGCGGGAGCAGAATCCGCGGGAGCGTTTCCGCCAGGGCGAGCCGATCCGTGCCGTGCTGAAGCTGCTGGAGGAAACGCCGCGCGGTCCGCGACTCATCCTGTCGCGGGCGGATCCCCAGTTCGTCGCTTCATTGTTCGCCCTCGAGGTGCCGGAGATCTACCAGAATATCGTTGACATCAAGGAGATCGTCCGAGAGGCGGGCGGGCGCACGAAGGTGGCTGTCGCATCGCGCGATGAGTCCGTGGACCCGGTCGGCGCCTGCGTCGGTCTCAAGGGGTCGCGCGTCCAGGCAGTCGTGTCGGAGTTGAGCGGGGAACGCATCGACATCGTCCCGTGGCACCCGGACCCCGAGATCTTCGCCCGCCGAGCCCTGGCTCCGGCCCGGGTCGCCAAGGTGATCTCGGATCAGGAGCGGCACGTCATTACGGCGATCGTGGACGAGGACCAGTTGTCGCTGGCGATCGGGCGAAACGGGCAGAACGTGCGGTTGGCGTCACAACTTATCGGATGGCAGATCGACCTGTATTCCAGCCGCGACTGGATGGAGCGCGGCGGAGAGGCCGGCCTGTTCGGAGGCGATGAGGAATACGAGATGTCCGACTTCCCCCTCTCGGAACTCGAGGGAATCGCCCCGGCGACGCTTGCGGCGCTCGAGGCGGCCGGGGTCGGCAGCTTTTACGGACTCCTCGACATGGATCGGAGCGATTTCCTTCAGGTTCCGGGCATCGGACCCGACGAGGCGGATACGTTGGAAGCGCTCATCGATGAACTGACCGTCGTGGACGAGGCCCAGGCGGAGGGCGCTGCCGGGAAAGCGGCGGCCGAGGCGTCCACGGAGACCGAGGTCGCGGAGGCTGAGGTCGCGGAGGCTGAGGCCCCGGAGCTGGTGGCCCCGGAGCCGGCATCGGCGGATGCGGCCGATGCGATGAGCACGGCGGCCTCGGGCGAGGGGACCGCCTGA
- a CDS encoding UvrD-helicase domain-containing protein encodes MRGLRLNPEQRDAVEHGEGPLLVLAGAGSGKTRVLTARAARLIGEGLEPTRLLAVTFTNKAAGEMRERIEGFIGRSTRGLWIGTFHSVAARILRIEAPHTSRTRAFTIYDEDDSNRMLRDVMESVGYDPRRWAPRALRGRISSAKNALMGPAEYESEAFDLLSEVVAKVYPAYQRELARRNAYDFDDLLFETVRLLETVDGVRDRYAARFAYVLVDEYQDTNHAQYRMVKALASKHGNLCVVGDDDQAVYGWRGADIRNILDFEADFRGAHVVRLERNYRSTGSILEVANAVISRNLARKPKRLHTEREAGDPIEVVRCDDERAEAAWVSSQIEAGRGTRGLNEFAVLYRTNAQSRAFEEAFRRAGIPYRIVGGVPFYERREVKDVIAYLRLLVNPADDAAFLRAVGWPRRGVGAKSLERLEELARAGGNAGETLEPLALVAARARHEDGLPKMAARGLKRFADGLADVRASLPACSAREALEACVATFGLATALAEEEDGADRLENVSELFAVAEAFERDDVEDAVDEATDLELFLQSVSLRSDLDEADFDGEAVTMITLHNAKGLEFPVVFLAGLEEGLFPLSRAMEAPGGLEEERRLFYVGVTRAMDRLSLTYADHRWRAGMASRSAPSSFIDELPEEHVLPRLAAPHWRRRRARDGRGMGGRPRGGREPGAWSRAGDAAGGAGAVEPDRSFAWQKSVGRGSGRGGGSGRDGSSGPPGELEYDYDDSQVPLALAPGVRVIHPRFGVGEVLQVYGFGREAKADIAFEEVGRKKVVVAFAGLRPA; translated from the coding sequence GTGAGGGGACTCCGCCTCAACCCGGAGCAGCGGGACGCGGTCGAACACGGCGAAGGGCCGCTGCTGGTCCTCGCCGGCGCGGGCTCCGGGAAGACGCGCGTGCTCACGGCGCGGGCCGCCCGGCTCATCGGGGAGGGGCTGGAGCCGACACGCCTTCTCGCCGTCACCTTCACGAACAAGGCCGCCGGGGAGATGCGGGAACGGATCGAGGGGTTCATCGGCCGTTCCACGCGGGGCCTGTGGATCGGCACGTTCCACTCGGTCGCCGCGCGCATCCTTCGCATCGAGGCCCCGCACACGTCCCGCACGCGTGCCTTCACGATATATGACGAGGATGACTCCAATCGAATGCTGAGGGACGTGATGGAGTCGGTGGGCTACGACCCCAGGCGTTGGGCGCCCCGAGCCCTGCGCGGCCGGATCTCCAGCGCGAAGAACGCGCTCATGGGACCCGCCGAGTACGAGTCCGAGGCCTTCGACCTGCTTTCGGAGGTCGTGGCGAAGGTCTATCCGGCGTACCAGCGCGAACTCGCGCGGCGCAACGCCTACGATTTCGACGACCTCCTCTTCGAGACGGTGCGCCTGCTCGAGACCGTGGACGGCGTGCGGGATCGCTACGCCGCTCGCTTCGCCTACGTGCTCGTGGACGAATACCAGGACACGAACCACGCGCAGTACCGGATGGTGAAGGCGCTGGCCTCCAAACACGGCAACCTGTGCGTCGTGGGGGATGACGATCAGGCGGTGTACGGATGGCGCGGCGCGGACATCCGGAACATCCTCGACTTCGAGGCCGACTTCCGCGGCGCGCATGTCGTGCGGCTGGAGCGCAACTATCGCTCGACGGGATCGATCCTCGAGGTCGCGAACGCCGTCATCTCCCGAAACCTCGCGAGGAAACCGAAGCGGCTGCACACGGAGCGGGAGGCCGGCGATCCGATCGAGGTCGTCCGCTGCGATGACGAGCGGGCCGAGGCCGCGTGGGTCTCGTCGCAGATCGAGGCCGGCCGCGGCACGCGCGGTCTGAACGAGTTTGCGGTGCTGTACCGGACCAACGCCCAGTCGCGGGCATTCGAGGAGGCGTTCCGGCGAGCCGGCATTCCGTACCGGATCGTGGGAGGCGTTCCGTTCTACGAACGTCGCGAGGTGAAGGACGTCATCGCCTACCTGCGCCTTCTCGTGAATCCGGCGGACGACGCCGCGTTCCTGCGGGCCGTGGGGTGGCCTCGGCGCGGGGTCGGCGCGAAGAGTCTGGAGCGCCTGGAAGAGCTCGCCCGCGCCGGCGGTAACGCGGGCGAGACCCTGGAGCCCCTCGCCCTGGTCGCGGCCCGGGCGCGGCACGAGGACGGCCTTCCGAAGATGGCGGCACGCGGCCTGAAGCGGTTCGCCGACGGACTCGCCGACGTGCGGGCTTCGCTCCCCGCCTGCAGCGCCCGGGAAGCGCTCGAGGCATGCGTCGCCACCTTCGGCCTGGCTACGGCGCTGGCGGAGGAGGAGGACGGCGCAGACCGCCTCGAGAACGTGAGCGAACTGTTCGCCGTGGCGGAGGCGTTCGAGCGCGACGATGTGGAGGACGCCGTCGACGAGGCCACGGATCTCGAGCTGTTCCTGCAGTCCGTTTCGCTGCGGTCCGACCTCGATGAGGCGGACTTCGACGGCGAGGCCGTGACGATGATCACGCTGCACAACGCGAAGGGGCTCGAGTTTCCCGTGGTCTTTCTGGCCGGGCTCGAGGAGGGCCTCTTTCCCCTGTCGAGGGCGATGGAGGCGCCGGGCGGTTTAGAAGAGGAGCGGCGGCTGTTCTACGTGGGCGTCACGCGCGCGATGGACCGGTTGAGTCTGACGTACGCGGACCACCGCTGGCGGGCGGGGATGGCGAGCCGCTCGGCCCCCTCGAGCTTCATCGATGAACTCCCGGAGGAACACGTGTTACCGCGGCTTGCCGCGCCGCATTGGAGGCGGCGTCGCGCGCGGGACGGCCGCGGGATGGGCGGCCGTCCGCGGGGAGGAAGGGAGCCGGGTGCGTGGTCACGGGCCGGGGATGCGGCCGGAGGGGCAGGCGCGGTGGAGCCCGACCGCTCCTTCGCCTGGCAGAAGAGCGTGGGGCGTGGATCGGGCCGCGGCGGCGGGTCCGGCCGGGATGGCTCGTCGGGACCTCCCGGCGAACTCGAGTATGACTACGACGACTCACAGGTGCCGCTCGCGCTCGCCCCGGGTGTACGTGTGATACATCCACGCTTCGGGGTCGGCGAGGTGCTGCAGGTGTACGGTTTCGGGAGGGAGGCGAAGGCCGACATCGCGTTCGAGGAGGTCGGCCGGAAGAAAGTCGTCGTCGCGTTCGCCGGGTTACGCCCAGCCTAG
- the murA gene encoding UDP-N-acetylglucosamine 1-carboxyvinyltransferase, producing the protein MYYRIEGGNELSGVFAPVGNKNAALPILAATLLTREPVRIENVPRITDVETLLNLLRSLGVEGGWTAPGVLELDAAGVNPQAIPDADLAGRIRGSVLLAGPMLARLGTCQLPHPGGDFIGRRRLDTHMLALRALGATVDVGDRYFLRAPRLRGASVFLDEPSVTGTENAVLAAATAMGTTELRNAATEPHVQDLCRFLVALGARIDGVGTSRLVIEGVENLGGGTYRIGPDHIEIGSVIGLAAATGSTLGIAGVDPAHFDPLRVGFRRLGLEFAWRDDHLLVHGEGELEIQPDLGGQIPKIDDGPWPAFPADLISIALVAATQCRGTVLVHEKMFESRMFFVDKVIAMGARIVLCDPHRAVVVGPSPLRGATLESPDIRAGMALLIAALAAEGTSRVHNIGQIERGYERIHERLASLGARIERVGPEGA; encoded by the coding sequence ATGTACTATCGGATCGAGGGTGGAAACGAGCTGAGCGGCGTATTCGCACCGGTCGGCAACAAGAACGCCGCCCTCCCGATTCTCGCCGCCACGCTCCTCACCCGCGAGCCGGTGCGAATCGAGAATGTTCCGCGCATCACCGACGTGGAGACGCTGCTCAACCTCCTCCGCAGTCTCGGCGTCGAGGGCGGCTGGACGGCGCCGGGCGTTCTCGAACTCGACGCCGCCGGCGTGAATCCGCAGGCGATCCCCGATGCGGATCTGGCTGGCCGTATCCGCGGCTCGGTACTGCTCGCGGGTCCCATGCTCGCCCGGCTGGGGACCTGCCAGCTCCCGCATCCCGGGGGGGACTTCATCGGGCGCCGCCGCCTGGACACCCACATGCTTGCACTGAGGGCGCTCGGCGCGACCGTCGATGTCGGAGACCGCTACTTCCTGCGCGCTCCCCGTCTCCGCGGCGCTTCCGTGTTTCTGGATGAGCCTTCCGTGACCGGGACGGAGAACGCCGTGCTTGCGGCGGCGACGGCGATGGGCACGACGGAACTTCGCAACGCCGCCACGGAACCCCACGTGCAGGATCTGTGCCGCTTTCTCGTCGCGCTCGGCGCCCGCATCGACGGCGTCGGGACCTCGCGGCTCGTCATCGAAGGCGTGGAGAACCTGGGAGGCGGGACCTATCGGATCGGGCCGGATCACATTGAGATCGGAAGCGTGATCGGCCTGGCGGCGGCGACCGGCTCGACGCTGGGGATCGCCGGGGTGGACCCGGCCCACTTCGATCCGCTACGCGTCGGATTCCGGCGCCTCGGCCTCGAATTCGCGTGGCGCGACGACCACCTCCTCGTGCACGGCGAGGGAGAACTCGAGATCCAGCCCGACCTCGGCGGCCAGATTCCGAAGATCGACGACGGGCCATGGCCGGCCTTCCCCGCGGATCTGATCAGCATCGCGCTGGTGGCCGCGACCCAATGCCGCGGTACCGTCCTCGTCCACGAGAAAATGTTCGAGTCGCGGATGTTCTTCGTCGACAAGGTGATCGCCATGGGCGCCCGCATCGTCCTCTGCGATCCGCACCGGGCCGTCGTCGTGGGTCCTTCGCCGCTGCGCGGGGCCACGCTCGAGAGCCCCGACATCCGGGCCGGCATGGCGCTCCTCATCGCGGCGCTGGCGGCGGAAGGCACGAGTCGCGTGCACAACATCGGGCAGATCGAGCGTGGCTACGAGCGCATCCACGAACGTCTCGCGTCGCTCGGCGCCCGCATCGAACGCGTGGGGCCGGAAGGCGCATGA
- the rimP gene encoding ribosome maturation factor RimP: MLDSADIERAVEALGFEVVQMERGGGRRRPLLRLRIDRPGPSSARSGVTVDDCVAVTRELRGALEDGAVEDWVLEVSSPGVDRPLIKAADYDRFAGSRIRVRGFGPLADRGRKLEGTLLGMVDGLPGTFALEIEGDRVEIPLELVASARLVYDWDAAGGVGGR; the protein is encoded by the coding sequence ATGCTGGACTCGGCGGACATCGAACGCGCGGTCGAAGCCCTCGGCTTCGAGGTCGTGCAGATGGAGCGGGGCGGAGGCCGTCGTCGGCCGTTGCTCAGGCTCCGGATCGATCGGCCGGGTCCGTCGTCCGCGCGGTCGGGCGTCACCGTCGACGATTGCGTCGCGGTGACCCGGGAACTGCGTGGCGCGCTTGAAGATGGGGCAGTCGAGGACTGGGTGCTCGAAGTGTCGTCGCCGGGAGTGGACCGGCCGCTGATCAAGGCCGCGGACTACGACCGCTTCGCCGGGTCCCGGATTCGCGTGCGGGGTTTCGGTCCCCTCGCCGATCGAGGCCGAAAACTGGAAGGGACGCTGCTCGGGATGGTGGACGGACTTCCCGGGACGTTCGCGCTGGAAATCGAAGGGGATCGTGTGGAGATCCCGCTGGAGCTCGTGGCCTCCGCCCGCCTGGTCTACGACTGGGACGCGGCCGGAGGCGTGGGTGGGAGATAG